The Edaphobacter flagellatus sequence CGGACCGACTCTCGATTGCGAACGGCTGAATTGTCGAAGCCCTGGTGGCAGAAGACGATCGTGGGTAGTTTCGTGCTGGACAGATCCCCTCTCAGCCACTCCAGTTGCCTGCTATCGATCCCGGCTGGATATCGCTCGTCAGGGTTCCTCGGATCGGGGTCGTTTCCATCCAGGACAACGAAGTGAAAGCCATTTTGGTCGAAGCTGTAGTACCGGCCTGGCATCTTCCAGAAGTCGACCACTTGTTCTCGCGTGCATCTCTGATCCATCTCATGGTTCCCGATCACGTGGTGCTTCGTGCCTGGGAAGCCATTCCATATATCGACAATGTTCCTGTTCTTTTCGACAGGACAGCAGAAATCCCCGAGATCCAGAATGAAGTCTGGTTTTAGCTCATTCATCTCCCGGACGAAGGCTTCCAATCTCCGGGGTGCATCAAACGTAAAATCGTGATGCAGGTCCGCGATAACACCAAATCGAATTGCGGAGTATGCCTGCTCGGGCATCGATACCAAAGCAGCTGCGTTTGTCGATACTGCGCCGGGGGCTGCCACACCAAGTGCGGCGTTTCGAAGAAAATCTCTTCTGTTCAAAATCTTCTCCACTTCGAAATCGTCGAACTAAGAATCAGTCCGCTAAAGTCTTCACAAGAACGTGCTGCAGTATCCGCCCTGGTGAAATTCCAAGGCGGATGCTACAGGTATCTTCCTGGCGTGTCTTACGATCAGAACCTGATCTTGAGTGCCAGTGACAAGGTGCGGGGATCAGTAGCACCGGTTACCTGGCCGAATGCCGAAGAACTGGTATTGGTCGTCACACCTGTGTAGGAAAGATGATTCGGAACATTGAAGAGCTCCGCACGCAGACTCGCTGAAAAGCTACCTTCAAAGGTGTAGGATTTTTGAACGGCAACGTCCCAGCTAGAAAAGAGCGGCAACTGAGCGGCATAAGCGCTCAGATTGCCGAAGCCTCCTGATACCGGCGTCGTGAATGCATTAGGATTCAGCCATTGCTTTCGGTCGTCATGCAGGTATAGGTTGTTCAGAACGCGATCGGGTCTCTGAGAGCCGGCTGTTCCAGTGCCCGCCACATCGTTGCTCATCGTGATATTGATTGGAAGACCGCTCTGGATCTTGTCGACTCCCGAGATCTGCCATCCGCCTAGCATTTTTTGATACCAGTTTCTTCCATGAACCCAGAAGGGGAGAGGATAGACATAGCTGGCGACAAAGATCTGGCCACGGTTGTAAGAGGACGGCCCGTAATCGTTCATGACGTTATAGCTATCCTGCGGCGTGTAGTTGAAGGAGTTGGCATCCGTCAATCCTCTGGACCAGGTATAGGCCAGATTGAGGGTACCGCTGTGAGCAAATCTCTTGCGTAACTGCGCCTGAAGCGAGTTGTAATTGAAGATGGCGCCAGTCGTGTACTCGTAGATATTGGTGTATCCGCGATAAGGACGAAGCGCATTCACGTTGACGTTTTTATTCGCGGGCGCGGTGAGTGTTCCCGCTGGCAACTGGTTGATGTCGGGCATGTATTGAAGGCGGCTGGCGCTCGAA is a genomic window containing:
- a CDS encoding metallophosphoesterase family protein encodes the protein MNRRDFLRNAALGVAAPGAVSTNAAALVSMPEQAYSAIRFGVIADLHHDFTFDAPRRLEAFVREMNELKPDFILDLGDFCCPVEKNRNIVDIWNGFPGTKHHVIGNHEMDQRCTREQVVDFWKMPGRYYSFDQNGFHFVVLDGNDPDPRNPDERYPAGIDSRQLEWLRGDLSSTKLPTIVFCHQGFDNSAVRNRESVRILLENTHSREGNGKVVAVFSGHFHNDYYNLINGIHYIQINSATYQWCGEGVNNDSFAAATLKSHPLMKHMAYYQDPLWAYIEIDADGILKVRGRKTNWMGKSPRDLKLAEHDWDYPPKPGISSRQLRLSRI